The DNA segment GTTGAACCTCACGAACTTCACTCTCCCCCTATACTCCTTGGCCACCTCCTCGAAGATAGGGTTTAGCATATTGCACCACGGGCACCTTTCATGCCAGAAGTCCACGACGGTCAGCACGTCTGACTGTAGGACTTCCCTCTCCCAATCCTCGGCGTTGATATCTAATACGTACGACATGCCCCCTTATCACCAGTAAAGGTATAAGGATACTGAATACTGATTTAAGCCTTAGCCTTTATTCCTAAGGGAGACCCTACTATGTAAGAGCGACCCCTCATCTTTATAAAAAGAGAGAGGGTCTTTACTGCGCTAGATTTCCTCCAGTAGCGTCGTGAAGAAATCGTGGTGTTCTTCCTCATCTTTTAGTATTTCTTGAAAGAGGAAGGCCGTGGTTTGATCCTTCTCCTCGAGAGCCTTCTCGATTATCCTCTTGTACAGCTTTATCGCGTTTTCCTCATCCTTCACGTCTCGCTCTATCATTTCCTTTAGAGTCTTGCCAACGACTATTTCCGTGGGTTTCGTCGTTGGAATGCCGCCCAAGTAAAAGAGCCTCTCCGCGATTGCTTCAGCGTGCTTCATCTCAGTTATGGCTATCTTCTTCAGCTCTCCTTTAACCGCGAAGCCCTTGACCCCGCTCCATTGTACGTGCTGCCACATGTACTGAATAGAGACCTGAATCTCTCTCGCTATGGCGTCATTCATCATCTCTAAGAGCTCCTTAGAAACCAAGCCTCGACGCCTCCCATCTAGCTCAGCAATAAAGATACTTAACAGTTTCTCTTCCCACTGCTGGCCTGACCAACAATGGCAGCCCCTCGCTAGGATAATACGACCTCCTTAATCAACCCCGTAGCTTTAAAGCCCTGTGGAAAAGGAGATTAAGGGGAGCGCTTTGGACAAGTGGATGTGCCAGGTCTGCGGCTATATTTACGACCCAGAAGTAGGGGACCCTACTCAGGGGATCGGGCCCATGACAGCCTTCGAGAACCTACCAGACAGCTGGGTTTGTCCGGTATGCGGTGCTCCAAAAAGCATGTTCGTTAAAGTATAGTGACATAGAGGTTTCAATTAGAGGGGTGGAACCCGCTAGACCGTACGTCCCACCCCCCAGCTGCCCTATGGCTATGGGGATTTAGCACCGTACACGCCTGAGGAACAGCTTTGTATACGCCACACTTTTTATCACCAAGCCTATGTAAATGGCGCAAACGCAATATTGAGAGGCCGGATAGTGTCCGTAAAGAGAACGTGGAGGTAGACGTGAAAGCTATGGAACGTAGGCGGACATATATTACGCTCACTGT comes from the Candidatus Nezhaarchaeota archaeon genome and includes:
- a CDS encoding ferritin-like domain-containing protein, which produces MVSKELLEMMNDAIAREIQVSIQYMWQHVQWSGVKGFAVKGELKKIAITEMKHAEAIAERLFYLGGIPTTKPTEIVVGKTLKEMIERDVKDEENAIKLYKRIIEKALEEKDQTTAFLFQEILKDEEEHHDFFTTLLEEI
- a CDS encoding rubredoxin, which produces MDKWMCQVCGYIYDPEVGDPTQGIGPMTAFENLPDSWVCPVCGAPKSMFVKV